In Nomia melanderi isolate GNS246 chromosome 4, iyNomMela1, whole genome shotgun sequence, the following are encoded in one genomic region:
- the east gene encoding enhanced adult sensory threshold isoform X1, with product MKLQEPNVGGSEMASREKKPLAPSKAKQKANNESGLSSNEIKSRKGKTLSNLKQQQLARDILEAVATGSQLPPKLEATLPRKKVLRNLKRKQKLRVAKANLIKSKVPRKVANRNLCRITSDVKKSVRTKRVKLSEESSVKTFDSNSKVLEQQVNDIEIESAGTETINRSAKNNLRTKKTKFVTRSSEEIENEDIQDTDSVAGSSTKSSPKFNKKGKSLDSPDSLSKTIKSTKFTGFKRSSIRDKEGCSKNTEADSKYTKGRKSNSKDTDYGKASNVDTKFTKSLLEAKSSIDLTIDEVIASMLSDSEIDNQQGLTEKIEGKVTRSRKMLVEESIVPDIEIKKEPDREETKSISDGENLGTESFQNAIQLRKRSNVSIGQRSLRNGKLRQSDSGISSDLDQKRRRRLNSDDPINSEVLVDNITDSNIDTESCFSESSGSDPQTVVAAKDEPSLKQEMLKNCEDSSQNGSETENNNNSDRVDRVSEIGPTLRSKTKAKSTEIEVKNDNIKVEYTRIAPKSTEVQEDVKKVGNLDQVRKDNILAKFADKSKSRRSSLNIDMKKTVNSFYSTDKSDGNPKSQIDQMIENIKLTIAKSIESKIFGSEKSLGLSKNFEVPKIEEIIAPLSAESQKLGLDENKDEDKSTISKNEIKSDSSENSVPKVADTAKEIEKLVMGDIEPAETHSQNIQESESNEIDENNSVCNVSESMQIKENTENCDNKPAEEQGEPNENSTSAEQSEKCSEQQDEQAKTLDDGKKIVAVRKSPRISDKGSSENGETVKKSNKGTNKIVYKSDNNEESLEEDTNKSVSEETVSSEELLKTVTESSEPSTESVTSESLNNNAEVTVAQIEERKEEVEETNKIVQNEIEVSLDVSTNSEEAETLESISKEVERLVAEGQPISQPETDTENARDREEEEEEEEEEEAEEAEEAEEAEEAEEEAEEEEEEGEEEEVEEKVQNITESSPPPTVSDNSEQEAVNNVSDESEGNIVQEEQGAAENAKERDISPPGVVEDTEKDRNNCHISDNSNSGSDSKENANLVSNDTSIFDQDSKNEDAENNVENDNKCKEKSACNNIASSPVSEPEEKEASSNETLEQSETPATENQAEKLANDSTTVEEEQKSASEEKKRVLRARDKAKKVEKGQASSSRERNDSCSKGKTDEEAAPKRQSVAHNDIEEDSTGDKAENAPGTDDPAEESPNNGELEANDLERQARTRRSREVKKRREDQPVSLKNKRSKRELRKSEQQNKEETLLDNEVAKINENNQSFLNKYGGGAECANSNFRGFSEGGRACLEKHQDTADSARSKSENDLVIAKEPEKGSCEDRLSRNLSENRVTKQAENIGMLDAECKPSKTPETSQKDSDETSTSGESSSSVNVAEKIMETPEDKAKKESILRLLGLESLEKAAERLSHQKAKKEQYSTGTLKTVIRVQKEKDRDKRRSRSPLKMVLKQGRGDGEGDSPEFYTIQKEFGTSGLGDSSSGANRKFSTNHRHSCDEDNEDAAPKDRQSLVIPEKSSSFSIHPGRLCADVCCYCFGKFGSLDTPMHLAQMKSDERRKKILNIERHLTKDSCLCDACYRHVDRKANTSPTNMQTKPQKQHRQLMVSKCSARDCRDAARHHVKRRWLLKIKAGLQKQVDIDWESSQHTSMSFCVSHYSTIERFLTCALCKRRLARNYTHQLANAETDELNQLLGQQGIPVVLAAGTFVCKLCRYFTQLQLKYKDVENMNMSHRSFFKNYRKRILHYHDIEVLDNEDDELSQNQTKDKEKRKKSKCPAQSKSGTTKSPDATTINSASEKSTLELGKVEGASSETDNENRVAKANLTDPEAVIPGDVQYLGIESTVEKLKKRKLLEMHPYTSDTTISCDSPNEVVEILAMDKEVTLTRLPKRQRTNNDITPVVQRLGANPSISVRTLFPGEEEMNLHANIEFANVREITPQGWEKCATMIQYDRDTKLLWQELQRPYGNQSSFLRHLILLEKYYRSGDLVLAPNASRNAINYSTSVQNRLISYEGPEKMDEPIMEPIASEYHNSRRLSGGYVLERDRLSLPGTSTASKSSTTSASSAQQSTKGSPSRILKLNPGVSIIKKPPPNLQRLNLPSTSSATNGNVKRKDSQKVPVSSGGKVFHLSEPEFKRLQSLKRQKQLLSEKSISPGTGGAAGSSNASSPPSLKSTTQYQKAQQQLAAHTQFQKHLRMQQEMLSRQSRGDFEPLICDVRSLANENSPTQNLLHNLNLPKSIQVTTKSSNQIPILPKIPKSLTVIPQTVTRPTDK from the exons ATGAAATTGCAGGAGCCCAATGTGGGTGGAAGTGAGATGGCATCCAGGGAAAAGAAACCCTTAGCGCCTTCCAAAGCAAAACAGAAGGCGAATAATGAAAGTGGCTTGTcgtcgaatgaaattaaaagtaGAAAGGGTAAGACTTTATCGAACCTGAAACAACAGCAACTCGCACGTGATATTCTGGAAGCTGTGGCAACAGGCAGTCAGCTTCCACCAAAATTAGAAGCAACCCTGCCACGTAAGAAGGTTCTGAGGAACCTTAAGCGTAAACAGAAATTGAGAGTGGCAAAGGCTAATCTCATCAAATCCAAAGTTCCAAGGAAAGTGGCGAACAGAAATTTATGCAGAATAACATCTGACGTTAAGAAAAGCGTACGAACGAAAAGGGTCAAATTGTCGGAGGAGAGTAGCGTTAAGACGTTTGATAGTAACTCAAAAGTTCTAGAGCAACAAGTAAACGACATAGAAATCGAAAGTGCAGGGACAGAAACAATTAATAGAAGTGCCAAGAATAATCTCAGGACCAAAAAGACCAAATTTGTAACAAGAAGTAGCGAAGAAATAGAAAACGAAGATATTCAAGATACAGATTCTGTTGCTGGATCTAGCACGAAAAGCAGTCCAAAATTTAATAAGAAGGGGAAAAGCTTGGACAGTCCGGATTCTTTGTCGAAAACTATTAAGTCGACAAAGTTTACTGGATTCAAAAGGAGCAGTATCAGGGACAAGGAAGGTTGCTCTAAAAACACAGAAGCGGACAGCAAGTAtacgaaaggaagaaagagtAACAGTAAAGATACAGATTACGGCAAGGCCTCAAACGTCgatacaaaatttacaaaatctctTCTCGAGGCTAAAAGTTCTATAGATCTTACCATCGACGAGGTGATAGCTTCAATGTTAAGTGATtcagaaatagacaatcaacaAGGATTAACAGAGAAAATTGAGGGAAAAGTAACGAGAAGTAGGAAAATGCTGGTAGAAGAAAGTATAGTTCCTGACATTGAAATTAAGAAGGAACCGGATAGAGAGGAGACAAAAAGTATATCGGATGGAGAAAATTTAGGCACAGAATCTTTCCAAAATGCAATTCAGCTGAGAAAAAGGTCGAATGTATCCATAGGTCAGAGAAGTTTAAGAAACGGGAAATTACGGCAATCAGACTCCGGTATATCATCCGACTTGGATCAAAAGAGACGTCGCAGATTAAACTCGGATGATCCTATTAATTCGGAAGTCTTGGTGGATAACATTACGGACAGTAATATAGATACAGAATCTTGCTTCTCGGAATCCAGCGGCAGTGATCCCCAGACAGTTGTAGCAGCCAAAGATGAACCTTCTTTGAAACAGGAAATGCTGAAAAATTGCGAAGATAGTTCCCAGAATGGATCGGAAACAGAGAACAATAATAACAGTGATCGAGTAGATAGAGTTAGCGAAATAGGACCCACTCTGCGCTCAAAAACTAAAGCCAAAAGTACAGAGATCGAAGTAAAAAATGACAATATTAAAGTGGAATATACGAGAATAGCACCTAAGAGTACAGAAGTGCAGGAAGATGTAAAGAAAGTAGGCAATTTAGATCAAGTTAGAAAGGATAATATTTTAGCAAAATTTGCTGACAAATCCAAGAGTCGAAGAAGTAGTTTGAACATAGATATGAAAAAGACGGTAAATTCGTTTTATAGTACAGACAAATCAGACGGTAATCCAAAGTCTCAGATAGATCAGATGATAGAGAATATCAAGCTCACCATTGCCAAGTCCATTGAAAGTAAAATCTTTGGATCGGAGAAAAGTCTTGGACTGAGCAAAAATTTCGAAGTACCAAAAATTGAAGAGATAATCGCGCCTCTGAGTGCAGAATCTCAGAAATTGGGATTAGATGAGAATAAGGACGAGGATAAATCGACCATATCTAAAAATGAGATCAAATCGGATAGTTCAGAAAATTCAGTACCAAAAGTGGCCGACACTGCCAAAGAAATTGAGAAACTAGTCATGGGTGATATCGAACCAGCAGAAACTCATTCTCAAAATATACAAGAAAGCGAGTCTAATGAAATCGATGAAAACAATAGCGTATGTAATGTTTCTGAATCTATGCAAATTAAAGAGAACACTGAAAACTGTGACAACAAACCCGCAGAAGAGCAAGGAGAACCAAATGAAAATTCTACCAGTGCTGAACAATCCGAAAAGTGTTCAGAACAGCAAGACGAACAAGCAAAAACATTGGACGATGGTAAAAAGATAGTGGCTGTTAGGAAATCACCCAGAATAAGCGATAAAGGCTCTTCCGAGAATGGTGAGACTGTCAAAAAGTCGAATAAAGGAACGAACAAAATAGTGTACAAGTCTGATAACAACGAAGAGTCTTTGGAAGAGGATACGAATAAATCTGTTTCCGAAGAAACTGTTTCAAGCGAGGAACTGCTAAAAACGGTTACTGAATCTTCCGAACCTTCCACCGAATCTGTCACTTCTGAATCATTGAACAACAATGCGGAAGTCACAGTCGCGCAGatagaagaaaggaaagaagaggtagaagaaacgaataaaatcgtTCAAAACGAGATCGAAGTGTCGTTGGACGTTTCTACGAATTCGGAAGAAGCCGAAACGCTGGAGAGCATTTCGAAAGAAGTAGAAAGGTTGGTAGCAGAGGGTCAGCCGATCAGCCAGCCGGAGACAGACACGGAAAATGCACGAGacagagaagaagaggaagaggaagaggaagaggaagaagcagaagaagcagaagaagcagaagaagcagaagaagcagaagaagaagcagaagaagaagaggaagaaggagaagaagaggaagtaGAAGAAAAAGTTCAAAATATTACAGAGTCCTCTCCACCTCCAACAGTATCCGACAATAGTGAACAAGAAGCTGTGAATAATGTAAGTGACGAGTCGGAAGGAAATATCGTACAAGAGGAACAAGGGGCAGCAGAGAATGCCAAAGAAAGAGACATTAGCCCTCCGGGCGTGGTGGAAGATACGGAAAAGGATAGGAATAATTGCCACATATCAGATAACTCTAACTCAGGTTCAGATTCTAAAGAAAATGCCAACTTAGTTTCTAACGATACCTCTATTTTCGACCAGGATAGTAAAAACGAAGATGCAGAGAATAACGTAGAAAATGATAATAAGTGTAAAGAAAAGAGTGCATGCAACAATATAGCCAGCAGTCCCGTTTCTGAACCGGAAGAAAAGGAAGCGAGTTCGAACGAAACTTTGGAGCAGAGCGAGACACCGGCGACAGAGAATCAGGCTGAGAAACTAGCGAACGATAGTACGACGGTGGAGGAGGAGCAGAAGTCTGCCAGCGAAGAGAAGAAGAGGGTGCTCAGAGCTCGGGACAAAGCGAAGAAGGTAGAGAAAGGACAAGCGTCGTCGAGCAGGGAGCGCAACGATAGTTGCTCCAAAGGGAAAACCGACGAGGAGGCTGCTCCGAAAAGGCAAAGCGTCGCGCACAACGATATCGAGGAGGATTCGACGGGGGACAAAGCGGAGAACGCGCCCGGCACCGATGACCCGGCGGAGGAGAGTCCGAACAACGGTGAATTGGAGGCGAACGATTTGGAGCGTCAAGCGCGCACTCGGCGCAGCAGGGAGGTGAAGAAACGCAGGGAGGATCAGCCGGTTTCGCTGAAGAACAAACGGTCGAAGCGGGAGCTGCGCAAGTCCGAGCAACAGAACAAGGAGGAGACCTTGCTGGACAACGAGGTTGCCAAGATCAACGAGAACAATCAGTCGTTCTTGAACAAATACGGAGGCGGAGCGGAATGCGCGAATAGCAATTTCAGAGGATTCTCCGAAGGAGGCAGAGCGTGTCTGGAGAAACACCAGGACACCGCGGACAGCGCGCGGAGCAAGTCGGAGAATGACTTGGTGATCGCGAAAGAGCCCGAGAAAGGGAGCTGCGAGGACAGGCTGTCGAGGAACCTGTCGGAGAATCGCGTGACCAAGCAAGCCGAGAACATCGGCATGCTGGACGCGGAATGCAAGCCGTCGAAAACGCCCGAAACCTCGCAGAAGGACTCGGACGAGACGTCCACGTCCGGCGAGTCGTCGAGCAGCGTCAACGTCGCGGAGAAGATCATGGAGACGCCCGAGGACAAGGCGAAGAAGGAGTCGATCCTACGGTTGCTCGGGCTGGAGTCCTTGGAGAAGGCCGCGGAACGGCTGAGTCATCAGAAAGCTAAGAAGGAGCAGTACAGCACCGGCACTTTGAAGACCGTGATCAGAGTGCAGAAGGAGAAGGACAGAGACAAGAGACGATCCAGATCTCCTCTGAAGATGGTGCTGAAGCAAGGCCGCGGGGACGGAGAGGGCGATTCACCAGAGTTCTACACCATTCAGAAGGAG TTTGGAACCAGTGGTTTGGGCGATAGCAGCTCTGGTGCGAACCGAAAGTTCTCTACTAACCACAGACACTCTTGCG ATGAAGACAACGAAGACGCAGCGCCGAAGGATCGCCAGTCTCTCGTGATTCCAGAGAAGTCCTCCTCGTTCTCCATTCACCCGGGTCGCCTTTGCGCGGACGTCTGTTGCTACTGCTTCGGGAAGTTCGGCTCGCTGGACACGCCGATGCATCTGGCTCAGATGAAGTCGGACGAGAGACGCAAGAAAATCCTGAACATAGAGAGACACCTGACCAAGGACTCGTGCTTGTGCGATGCGTGTTACCGCCACGTGGACAGAAAG GCAAACACAAGTCCAACGAACATGCAAACGAAACCGCAGAAACAGCATCGACAGTTGATGGTGTCCAAGTGTTCGGCTCGCGACTGCAGAGACGCTGCGAGACATCACGTGAAGCGCCGTTGGTTGTTGAAGATAAAGGCCGGTCTGCAAAAGCAG GTGGACATCGATTGGGAGTCCAGCCAACACACATCCATGTCGTTCTGCGTCAGCCACTACTCGACGATAGAGCGATTTTTGACTTGCGCCCTTTGCAAACGCCGGCTGGCGAGGAATTACACTCATCAGCTGGCGAACGCGGAGACCGACGAACTGAACCAACTGTTGGGGCAACAGGGGATCCCCGTGGTGCTGGCCGCTGGTACTTTCGTCTGCAAGTTGTGCCGCTACTTCACCCAGCTTCAGTTGAAGTACAAGGACGTCGAAAATATGAACATGAGTCACCGATCCTTCTTCAAGAATTATCGTAAGAG AATTCTCCATTACCACGATATCGAGGTGCTGgacaacgaggacgacgagCTGTCCCAGAACCAGACCAAGGACAAGGAGAAACGCAAGAAAAGCAAGTGTCCTGCCCAGTCGAAGAGCGGAACCACCAAGTCCCCCGATGCCACGACGATCAATTCCGCCTCGGAGAAGTCGACGCTCGAGCTCGGCAAGGTCGAGGGCGCGAGCTCCGAGACGGATAACGAGAATCGAGTGGCGAAAGCGAACCTGACCGACCCCGAGGCGGTGATTCCCGGGGACGTGCAGTACCTCGGCATCGAGAGCACCGTGGAGAAGCTGAAGAAGCGAAAGCTCCTGGAAATGCACCCGTACACGTCGGACACCACGATATCCTGCGACAGCCCGAACGAGGTGGTCGAGATCCTCGCGATGGACAAAGAGGTGACGCTGACCAGATTGCCAAAGAGACAGAGAACCAACAACGACATCACGCCCGTGGTGCAGAGACTCGGCGCGAATCCCTCGATCAGCGTCCGCACCCTGTTCCCGGGCGAGGAGGAGATGAACCTGCACGCGAACATCGAGTTCGCGAACGTGCGCGAGATCACGCCCCAAGGGTGGGAGAAGTGCGCCACCATGATACAGTACGACAGGGACACGAAGCTCCTCTGGCAAGAGCTGCAGAGACCGTACGGGAACCAGAGCTCGTTCCTCAGACACCTAATACTTTTAGAGAAATATTACAGATCCGGCGACCTGGTCCTGGCTCCGAACGCCTCCCGGAACGCGATCAATTACTCGACGTCTGTTCAGAACAGACTGATATCGTACGAGGGGCCGGAGAAGATGGACGAGCCGATCATGGAGCCGATCGCGTCCGAGTATCACAACTCGCGCCGCCTGAGCGGCGGGTACGTGCTCGAGAGGGATCGGCTGTCCCTGCCCGGCACGTCGACCGCGAGCAAAAGCTCGACGACGAGCGCGTCGAGCGCGCAGCAGTCGACGAAGGGCAGCCCCTCCCGCATACTGAAGCTGAACCCCGGCGTCTCGATCATCAAGAAACCGCCGCCGAACTTGCAACGATTGAACCTGCCGTCCACCAGTAGCGCGACGAACGGCAACGTGAAGCGGAAAGACAGTCAAAAGGTGCCGGTCTCCTCCGGCGGCAAGGTGTTCCATCTGAGCGAGCCGGAGTTCAAGCGGCTGCAGTCGCTCAAGAGACAGAAGCAACTGCTCTCGGAGAAATCGATCAGCCCCGGGACGGGCGGCGCGGCCGGCTCGAGCAACGCCTCCTCGCCGCCGAGCCTGAAGTCGACCACGCAGTATCAGAAAGCGCAACAGCAGCTCGCCGCGCACACCCAGTTCCAGAAGCACCTCAGGATGCAGCAGGAGATGCTCAGCCGTCAGAGCAGAGGCGACTTCGAGCCGTTGATCTGCGACGTTCGCTCGCTGGCGAACGAGAACAGCCCCACCCAGAATCTGTTGCACAACCTGAACCTGCCGAAATCGATACAGGTCACCACCAAGTCGTCCAACCAGATTCCGATATTGCCGAAAATCCCGAAGTCGTTGACAGTGATACCGCAGACCGTCACCAGACCTACCGACAAATGA